One part of the Drosophila busckii strain San Diego stock center, stock number 13000-0081.31 unplaced genomic scaffold, ASM1175060v1 hic_scaffold_27, whole genome shotgun sequence genome encodes these proteins:
- the LOC108600888 gene encoding pyrimidine-specific ribonucleoside hydrolase RihA-like, whose protein sequence is MEKKERFVVFDCDIGNDDAWALQMLLRAEDYVQSLKDKTPVAGAPHCFKLVGVTCVRGNASVDNTTRNALRVLKTMNRLDVPVFKGCGDAFVPPNWKPSWDFHGIDGLFDVGDYPEVDERELLTQEHAVNAMYRLAIQYQKLDFILVGPLTNFALCINLYGDDFLKKVGNVYVMGGNIYGKGNVTKSGEFNFMMDPEAACVVFERLKKPLLLLPWEPCIDTNMDLPLSWRFDVLGAVPTEFMKLMNRVERKVFKDFVKWLTCDAVLVAAYLFPNLVIEEVKEYYATIELSGTNTRGQLVLDHMKGEVVDSLHGKEANARIIYRLNPKHWRTIFGWTGGLIKDVTIEQLWKAADNSQAC, encoded by the coding sequence ATGGAAAAGAAGGAGCGCTTTGTTGTCTTCGATTGCGACATTGGCAATGATGATGCTTGGGCTCTACAAATGCTACTAAGAGCAGAGGACTATGTACAATCCTTGAAAGATAAAACACCTGTGGCAGGAGCACCACATTGCTTCAAGCTTGTGGGCGTTACATGTGTTCGAGGAAACGCCAGTGTGGACAACACGACGAGAAATGCATTGCGAGTGCTAAAAACTATGAACAGGTTAGATGTTCCAGTATTCAAAGGATGTGGGGATGCGTTTGTACCGCCCAATTGGAAGCCTTCATGGGATTTCCATGGCATAGACGGACTGTTTGATGTGGGAGATTATCCTGAAGTAGATGAGCGGGAGCTACTAACGCAAGAGCATGCAGTAAATGCCATGTATCGACTGGCAATTCAGTACCAAAAACTGGATTTTATCTTGGTTGGCCCTCTTACGAACTTTGCTCTGTGTATTAATCTCTATGGAGatgattttttgaaaaaagttGGAAATGTTTATGTAATGGGTGGCAATATTTATGGAAAAGGTAACGTCACCAAAAGTGGCGAATTTAACTTCATGATGGATCCAGAGGCCGCCTGCGTTGTGTTTGAAAGATTAAAGAAAccacttctgctgctgccctggGAGCCGTGTATTGATACCAACATGGATCTTCCACTGAGCTGGCGATTTGATGTATTGGGTGCTGTGCCCACAGAATTCATGAAGCTAATGAATCGCGTTGAGCGTAAAGTATTCAAGGATTTTGTTAAATGGCTGACATGTGATGCTGTCTTGGTTGCTGCCTATCTCTTTCCAAACCTGGTCATTGAAGAAGTAAAGGAGTATTACGCAACTATTGAACTTAGCGGTACAAATACCAGAGGCCAGCTGGTCTTAGATCATATGAAAGGAGAAGTCGTTGACTCACTGCATGGCAAAGAAGCCAACGCACGTATTATTTATCGTCTAAACCCCAAACACTGGCGCACAATCTTTGGCTGGACTGGTGGACTAATAAAAGACGTGACTATAGAACAATTGTGGAAAGCAGCTGATAATTCGCAAGCCTGCTAA
- the LOC108594214 gene encoding V-type proton ATPase catalytic subunit A gives MSNLRKMKDEERESEYGRVYAVSGPVVTAECMSGSAMYELVRVGYYELVGEIIRLEGDMATIQVYEETSGVTVGDPVLRTGKPLSVELGPGIMNSIFDGIQRPLRDIGIMTSSIYIPKGVNTPALSRSVMWEFNPLNVRVGSHITGGDLYGVVHENTLVKQRMIVAPRAKGTVRYIAPAGNYNLEDVVLETEFDGDITKHTMLQVWPVRQPRPVTEKLPANHPLFTGQRVLDSLFPCVQGGTTAIPGAFGCGKTVISQALSKYSNSDVIIYVGCGERGNEMSEVLRDFPELTCEIDGVTESIMKRTALVANTSNMPVAAREASIYTGITLSEYFRDMGYNVAMMADSTSRWAEALREISGRLAEMPADSGYPAYLGARLATFYERAGRVKCLGNPEREGSVSIVGAVSPPGGDFSDPVTSATLGIVQVFWGLDKKLAQRKHFPSINWLISYSKYMRALDEYYDKNFPEFVPLRTKVKEILQEEEDLSEIVQLVGKASLAETDKVTLEVAKLLKDDFLQQNSYSPYDRVCPFYKTVGMLRNIMGFYETARHAVESTAQSDNKITWNTIKESMGGIMYQLSSMKFKDPVKDGEQKIKADYDQLYEDVQQAFRNLED, from the exons ATGTCGAACCTGAGGAAAATGAAAGACGAGGAGCGTGAATCAGAATATGGTCGCGTATATGCCGTCTCTGGCCCGG TCGTAACGGCCGAGTGCATGTCCGGCTCTGCTATGTACGAGCTTGTGCGTGTCGGCTACTATGAGCTGGTGGGTGAGATCATTCGACTGGAGGGCGACATGGCCACCATTCAGGTTTACGAAGAAACTTCCGGAGTTACAGTCGGCGATCCCGTGCTGCGCACTGGAAAGCCTTTGTCCGTGGAACTAGGTCCTGGCATTATGAACAGCATTTTTGATGGTATCCAGCGTCCACTGCGCGACATTGGCATCATGACCAGCTCCATTTACATACCCAAGGGCGTCAACACGCCTGCTTTGTCTCGCTCTGTTATGTGGGAGTTTAATCCGTTAAATGTGCGCGTTGGCTCTCACATCACCGGTGGCGACTTGTACGGCGTGGTGCATGAAAACACATTGGTCAAGCAGCGCATGATAGTGGCGCCTCGTGCCAAGGGCACAGTACGTTATATTGCGCCTGCTGGCAACTACAATTTGGAGGATGTTGTGCTGGAAACGGAATTCGATGGCGATATTACCAAACATACTATGCTTCAGGTGTGGCCAGTGCGTCAACCCCGTCCCGTGACGGAGAAGCTGCCAGCCAATCATCCTCTATTCACAGGACAAAGAGTGCTTGATTCGCTCTTTCCCTGTGTTCAAGGCGGCACCACTGCTATTCCTGGTGCATTCGGTTGCGGCAAAACTGTCATCTCCCAG GCCTTGTCCAAGTACTCCAATTCGGATGTTATTATTTACGTCGGCTGCGGTGAGCGTGGCAATGAAATGTCTGAGGTACTGCGTGATTTCCCGGAACTCACTTGTGAGATCGATGGCGTTACGGAATCCATTATGAAGCGCACTGCCCTGGTGGCCAATACCTCTAACATGCCTGTGGCTGCTCGTGAAGCTTCCATCTACACTGGCATCACACTCTCCGAATATTTCCGTGACATGGGCTACAATGTGGCCATGATGGCTGACTCCACATCACGTTGGGCCGAGGCGTTGCGTGAAATTTCTGGCCGTCTTGCTGAGATGCCTGCGGATTCTGGTTATCCTGCGTATTTGGGCGCTCGCTTGGCCACTTTCTATGAGCGCGCCGGTCGCGTCAAGTGTCTAGGCAACCCAGAGCGCGAAGGCTCTGTGTCCATTGTGGGCGCTGTCTCGCCACCTGGTGGTGATTTCTCTGATCCTGTCACCTCTGCCACCTTAGGTATTGTGCAAGTGTTCTGGGGTCTGGACAAGAAGCTGGCTCAACGCAAGCATTTCCCTTCCATCAACTGGCTTATCTCATATTCCAAGTATATGCGCGCGCTGGACGAATACTATGACAAGAACTTCCCAGAGTTTGTGCCTCTGCGCACAAAAGTGAAAGAGATTCTGCAGGAGGAGGAAGATCTCTCTGAGATTGTACAGCTCGTAGGCAAGGCATCGCTGGCCGAGACCGACAAGGTTACCCTGGAGGTGGCCAAACTGCTGAAGGATGActttttgcaacaaaactCTTACTCGCCATATGATCGTGTTTGTCCCTTCTACAAAACCGTGGGCATGCTGAGAAATATAATGGGCTTCTATGAGACGGCACGCCATGCTGTCGAGTCCACAGCCCAGTCGGACAATAAAATAACATGGAACACCATCAAAGAGTCGATGGGCGGCATTATGTATCAGTTGTCTTCAATGAAATTCAAG GATCCCGTTAAGGATGGCGAGCAGAAAATTAAAGCAGATTATGATCAACTGTATGAGGATGTGCAGCAGGCTTTCCGAAATCTTGAGGACTAA